A genome region from Arachis duranensis cultivar V14167 chromosome 6, aradu.V14167.gnm2.J7QH, whole genome shotgun sequence includes the following:
- the LOC107493147 gene encoding phospholipase A1-Igamma2, chloroplastic isoform X1, whose amino-acid sequence MATTSISNMVVTLEAKNPPKLQAAPAASSSSHTLVTTTRKPSIMTCKAAISTQLKPERPMPPKQEQLDISSVWRKLHGEDKWAGLLDPLDPGLRLEIIRYGEMAQATYDSFDYDPYSKYCGSCRYPHEKLFQYLDMTHMGYTVSRYIYATANVSLPSFFKRSRFPHKMWSDRANWAGYIAVSDDQTSKSLGRRDIAIAWRGTVTHTEWLADLTNYLRPLSPEIPCGDQGVKVEAGFMDLYTDKSPQCRFCKYSARHQVLSEVRKLVEKYEDEEVSITITGHSLGSALAVLSAFDLAETGLNVKKDGSGIHISVITFAGPRVGNWRFKQRLELDHGVKVLRVVNTHDIVPKSPGFIINESSPEWVYRLFKWLPWSYAHVGVQLELNHRDSPELNPNGDASCAHNLEAYLHLIDGYQGSNLGFKSATERDVALVNKSCDFVKDEHSVPPVWWQDMNKGLVRGSDGLWRQPERPRHVDHPEDIDHHLNQLGLLQSQS is encoded by the exons ATGGCCACCACTTCAATCTCAAACATGGTGGTTACCTTGGAAGCCAAGAATCCCCCTAAACTACAAGCAGCACCAGCAGCATCTTCATCATCTCACACCCTGGTCACCACCACAAGAAAACCCAGCATCATGACATGCAAAGCCGCCATAAGCACCCAACTCAAACCAGAGCGACCAATGCCCCCGAAACAAGAACAACTGGACATATCATCCGTATGGCGAAAGCTCCACGGGGAGGACAAGTGGGCCGGGCTTCTTGACCCGTTGGACCCTGGCTTGCGGCTTGAGATAATCCGGTACGGCGAAATGGCACAGGCCACGTATGATTCCTTCGACTACGACCCATACTCCAAGTATTGTGGAAGCTGCAGGTACCCACATGAGAAGCTGTTCCAGTACCTTGACATGACGCACATGGGCTACACCGTTTCACGCTACATCTACGCGACGGCCAACGTCAGCCTGCCCAGCTTCTTCAAGAGGTCCAGGTTCCCTCACAAGATGTGGAGCGACAGGGCCAACTGGGCCGGCTACATCGCCGTTTCCGACGACCAAACCAGCAAGAGCTTGGGGAGGAGGGACATAGCCATTGCGTGGAGGGGGACGGTCACGCACACCGAGTGGCTGGCGGATCTCACGAACTACCTCAGGCCTTTATCTCCGGAGATTCCTTGCGGCGATCAAGGGGTGAAGGTGGAGGCGGGCTTCATGGATCTTTACACTGATAAGTCCCCGCAGTGCCGTTTCTGCAAATACTCTGCCAGACACCAG GTCCTTTCGGAGGTGAGGAAGTTGGTTGAGAAGTACGAAGACGAGGAAGTGTCGATCACCATCACCGGCCACAGCTTGGGCAGCGCGTTGGCCGTACTGAGCGCCTTTGACTTGGCAGAAACTGGCTTAAACGTCAAGAAAGACGGCAGCGGCATCCACATCTCCGTGATCACGTTCGCCGGGCCGAGGGTGGGAAACTGGAGGTTCAAGCAGAGGCTGGAGTTGGATCACGGCGTGAAGGTGCTTCGGGTTGTGAACACTCACGACATTGTTCCGAAGTCGCCGGGATTCATCATCAACGAGAGCTCGCCGGAGTGGGTGTACAGACTGTTCAAGTGGTTGCCTTGGAGCTACGCTCACGTTGGGGTGCAGCTGGAGTTGAACCACCGGGACTCACCTGAGTTGAACCCTAATGGTGATGCTTCTTGTGCTCATAACTTGGAGGCTTATTTGCATCTCATTGATGG ATACCAGGGAAGCAATCTTGGATTTAAGTCAGCGACTGAGAGGGACGTTGCATTGGTGAACAAGAGCTGTGATTTTGTGAAAGACGAACACTCAGTGCCACCGGTGTGGTGGCAGGACATGAACAAGGGCCTGGTCAGGGGTTCAGATGGTCTCTGGAGGCAGCCAGAGCGCCCAAGACATGTCGACCACCCGGAAGATATTGATCACCATCTCAACCAACTAGGCCTCCTTCAATCCCAATCTTGA
- the LOC107493143 gene encoding probable galacturonosyltransferase 6 isoform X1 — MPPPPTMKKIRRWQRTLILALLSLSVVAPLIFVSHRLNFLTPDGRRDFLDDLSSFAYKPDPLKLNAIEQESAEELEEPKQVVYKENDFGVAISNNSERTNDSEDSLTDGSRSNLLEVNVSEVDHHERQVEEAQQKGLSLTDGDKRNLNETVMHNLDISTNSQSTRSENIEVGDKQSDRKATRRHQNSRSQYRKVTNHKVEEIKDQIVRARAYLSFAPPGSNSHLVKELKLRIKDMERVAGEATYDSDLPRSALQKMRHMEASLSKANRAFPDCSSMASKLRAMNHNVEEQLRSQQRQATYLVHLAARTTPKGLHCLSMRLTADYFALGPEQRKFPNENKFNDPKLYHYAVFSDNVLASAVVVNSTVSAAKEEEKIVFHVVTNSLYFPAISMWFLLNPPGSATVHIQNMDNFKWLSKYSTSKKYDSNDPRYTSELNYLRFYLPEIFPALHKIVLFDHDVVVQQDLSGLWNANMEGKVIGAVQTCEESESSFRRMNMLINFSDPFIAKRFDVNACTWAFGMNLFDLQQWRRHNLTAVYHKYLQMGSKRPLFNTGSLPLGWLTFYNKTMVLDRRWQVLGLGSDSAVDGNEIEQSAVIHYDGVRKPWLDIAMRRYKNYWTKFVNFDCPLLQRCNLQA; from the exons ATGCCACCGCCGCCGACGATGAAGAAGATTCGCCGGTGGCAGAGGACTTTGATCCTCGCTCTTCTCTCCCTCTCCGTTGTCGCTCCTCTAATCTTTGTCTCGCACAGGCTCAATTTTCTTACACCCGATG GAAGAAGAGATTTTCTCGATGATTTGTCAAGCTTC GCATACAAGCCAGATCCTTTGAAGTTGAATGCTATAGAACAG GAAAGTGCTGAAGAGTTAGAAGAACCGAAGCAAGTTGTTTATAAAGAAAATGACTTTGGCGTAGCAATCAGTAACAATTCAGAAAGAACCAATGATTCTGAGGATTCTTTAACTGATGGGAGCAGAAGTAACCTTTTGGAAGTTAATG TTTCAGAAGTAGATCACCATGAAAGACAAGTAGAGGAAGCTCAGCAGAAAGGATTATCCCTCACTGATGGAGATAAG aGGAATTTAAACGAGACAGTTATGCACAATCTGGATATATCCACCAACTCCCAAAGTACAAGAAGTGAGAATATTGAAGTGGGAGATAAGCAATCTGATCGTAAAGCAACTCGCCGCCATCAGAATTCGCGATCTCAATACCGTAAAGTGACAAATCACAAGGTTGAGGAAATAAAGGATCAAATAGTTAGAGCTCGAGCATACTTGAGCTTTGCTCCCCCAGGCAGCAACTCTCACTTGGTCAAGGAGTTGAAACTGCGAATTAAAGATATGGAACGCGTAGCTGGAGAAGCTACCTATGATTCAGATCTGCCAAGGAG TGCTTTGCAGAAAATGAGGCACATGGAGGCTTCACTATCTAAAGCCAACCGAGCTTTCCCAGATTGCTCTTCTATGGCTTCTAAGCTCCGTGCGATGAATCATAATGTTGAAGAGCAACTTCGTTCTCAGCAACGTCAAGCAACATATCTTGTTCATCTTGCTGCAAGGACCACCCCAAAAGGTCTTCACTGTCTTTCTATGCGGCTAACTGCCGACTACTTTGCACTCGGACCCGAGCAGAGGAAGTTCCCAAATGAAAACAAGTTTAATGATCCAAAACTTTATCACTATGCTGTGTTCTCTGACAATGTTTTGGCATCTGCAGTGGTTGTTAACTCTACTGTCTCTGCTGCTAAG GAGGAGGAGAAAATTGTTTTCCATGTAGTGACCAATTCACTCTACTTTCCTGCAATCTCAATGTGGTTCTTGTTAAACCCTCCTGGCAGTGCCACAGTCCACATACAGAACATGGACAACTTTAAATGGTTATCAAAGTACAGCACCTCCAAGAAATATGATTCTAATGATCCAAGATATACTTCTGAATTGAACTACCTACGTTTCTATCTGCCAGAAATTTTCCCTGCTCTACATAAGATTGTGCTTTTTGATCATGATGTGGTGGTGCAACAAGATCTGAGTGGATTATGGAATGCCAATATGGAAGGAAAAGTAATTGGAGCAGTTCAGACTTGTGAGGAAAGCGAATCTTCATTTCGTAGAATGAATATGCTCATAAACTTTTCAGATCCATTCATTGCAAAGAGGTTTGATGTCAATGCTTGCACATGGGCATTTGGGATGAATTTGTTTGATTTACAGCAGTGGAGGAGACATAATTTAACTGCTGTCTATCACAAATATCTGCAAATG GGTTCTAAGAGGCCATTGTTTAACACTGGAAGTCTGCCTTTAGGCTGGCTCACCTTCTATAACAAGACAATGGTTTTGGACAGACGGTGGCAAGTTCTTGGCCTtggttctgattctgctgttgaCGGAAATGAGATTGAGCAGTCTGCTGTTATACATTATGATGGAGTTAGAAAGCCATGGCTGGATATTGCGATGAGAAGATACAAGAACTATTGGACCAAATTTGTGAATTTTGACTGCCCTCTTCTGCAAAGATGCAATCTCCAGGCGTAA
- the LOC107493148 gene encoding photosystem II reaction center W protein, chloroplastic — protein MASIFASTTTPSITRVGLLPKRALGVSSSTVLGLPAMGKVGRVRCSMEEGKACSHDSNSKMGMGMGASLMAAAMAASMSSPAMALVDERLSTEGTGLPFGLSNNLLGWILFGVFGLIWALYFVYTSDLEEDEESGLSL, from the exons atggcaTCCATCTTTGCTAGCACCACAACTCCATCGATCACCCGCGTAGGTCTCTTGCCCAAGCGGGCTCTCGGGGTTTCATCCTCAACCGTTCTTG GGTTGCCAGCAATGGGGAAGGTGGGAAGAGTGAGGTGCTCCATGGAGGAGGGAAAGGCTTGTTCACATGATAGCAACTCGAAGATGGGGATGGGGATGGGGGCATCCTTGATGGCAGCTGCTATGGCTGCAAGCATGTCGAGCCCAGCCATGGCTCTTGTGGATGAGAGGCTGAGCACCGAAGGAACAGGGCTTCCATTTGGTCTGAGCAACAACCTCCTTGGTTGGATCCTGTTTGGTGTGTTCGGTCTCATATGGGCTCTCTACTTTGTCTACACCTCTGATCTTGAAGAGGACGAAGAGTCCGGATTGTCTCTctaa
- the LOC107493147 gene encoding phospholipase A1-Igamma2, chloroplastic isoform X2: MATTSISNMVVTLEAKNPPKLQAAPAASSSSHTLVTTTRKPSIMTCKAAISTQLKPERPMPPKQEQLDISSVWRKLHGEDKWAGLLDPLDPGLRLEIIRYGEMAQATYDSFDYDPYSKYCGSCRYPHEKLFQYLDMTHMGYTVSRYIYATANVSLPSFFKRSRFPHKMWSDRANWAGYIAVSDDQTSKSLGRRDIAIAWRGTVTHTEWLADLTNYLRPLSPEIPCGDQGVKVEAGFMDLYTDKSPQCRFCKYSARHQVLSEVRKLVEKYEDEEVSITITGHSLGSALAVLSAFDLAETGLNVKKDGSGIHISVITFAGPRVGNWRFKQRLELDHGVKVLRVVNTHDIVPKSPGFIINESSPEWVYRLFKWLPWSYAHVGVQLELNHRDSPELNPNGDASCAHNLEAYLHLIDG, translated from the exons ATGGCCACCACTTCAATCTCAAACATGGTGGTTACCTTGGAAGCCAAGAATCCCCCTAAACTACAAGCAGCACCAGCAGCATCTTCATCATCTCACACCCTGGTCACCACCACAAGAAAACCCAGCATCATGACATGCAAAGCCGCCATAAGCACCCAACTCAAACCAGAGCGACCAATGCCCCCGAAACAAGAACAACTGGACATATCATCCGTATGGCGAAAGCTCCACGGGGAGGACAAGTGGGCCGGGCTTCTTGACCCGTTGGACCCTGGCTTGCGGCTTGAGATAATCCGGTACGGCGAAATGGCACAGGCCACGTATGATTCCTTCGACTACGACCCATACTCCAAGTATTGTGGAAGCTGCAGGTACCCACATGAGAAGCTGTTCCAGTACCTTGACATGACGCACATGGGCTACACCGTTTCACGCTACATCTACGCGACGGCCAACGTCAGCCTGCCCAGCTTCTTCAAGAGGTCCAGGTTCCCTCACAAGATGTGGAGCGACAGGGCCAACTGGGCCGGCTACATCGCCGTTTCCGACGACCAAACCAGCAAGAGCTTGGGGAGGAGGGACATAGCCATTGCGTGGAGGGGGACGGTCACGCACACCGAGTGGCTGGCGGATCTCACGAACTACCTCAGGCCTTTATCTCCGGAGATTCCTTGCGGCGATCAAGGGGTGAAGGTGGAGGCGGGCTTCATGGATCTTTACACTGATAAGTCCCCGCAGTGCCGTTTCTGCAAATACTCTGCCAGACACCAG GTCCTTTCGGAGGTGAGGAAGTTGGTTGAGAAGTACGAAGACGAGGAAGTGTCGATCACCATCACCGGCCACAGCTTGGGCAGCGCGTTGGCCGTACTGAGCGCCTTTGACTTGGCAGAAACTGGCTTAAACGTCAAGAAAGACGGCAGCGGCATCCACATCTCCGTGATCACGTTCGCCGGGCCGAGGGTGGGAAACTGGAGGTTCAAGCAGAGGCTGGAGTTGGATCACGGCGTGAAGGTGCTTCGGGTTGTGAACACTCACGACATTGTTCCGAAGTCGCCGGGATTCATCATCAACGAGAGCTCGCCGGAGTGGGTGTACAGACTGTTCAAGTGGTTGCCTTGGAGCTACGCTCACGTTGGGGTGCAGCTGGAGTTGAACCACCGGGACTCACCTGAGTTGAACCCTAATGGTGATGCTTCTTGTGCTCATAACTTGGAGGCTTATTTGCATCTCATTGATGG GTGA
- the LOC107493145 gene encoding glutathione reductase, chloroplastic, with protein MAVATSLTVTTPKKLSSLSSPTLHSLFFSKALSFSPSSSSFLSLRKTLLLSPSHHTRTRRRSFTLSASANPHNYDFDLFTIGAGSGGVRASRFAANYGASVAICELPFSTISSDVTGGVGGTCVLRGCVPKKLLVYSSKYSHEFEESNGFGWKYESEPKHDWSTLIANKNAELQRLTGIYKNILKNSNVQLIEGRGKIVDPHTVDVDGKLYTARHILVSVGGRPFIPDIPGSEHAIDSDAALDLPSKPEKIAIVGGGYIALEFAGIFNGLKSDVHVFIRQKKVLRGFDEEIRDFVGEQMALRGIEFHTEESPQAIVKSADGSLSLKTNKGTVEGFSHIMFATGRKPNTKNIGLESVGVKIDKKGAIEVNEYSQSSVPSIWAVGDVTDRINLTPVALMEGVALAKTLFLNEPTKPDYSYVPSAVFSQPPIGQVGLTEEQAVEQYGDVDIFTSNFRPLKATLSGLPDRTFMKLIVCAKTNKVLGLHMCGEDSPEITQGFAVAIKAGLTKGDFDATVGIHPTAAEEFVTMRTPTRKIRKTNPSEGRSECEVKAVAGT; from the exons ATGGCAGTGGCTACGTCTCTGACAGTCACAACTCCAAAGAAGCTATCTTCGCTCTCTTCCCCAACCCTTCACTCCCTCTTCTTCTCTAAAGCACTTTCCTTCTCTCCCTCATCTTCCTCTTTCCTCTCTCTCCGCAAAACCCTACTCCTCTCTCCCTCTCACCACACCCGCACCCGCCGTCGCTCCTTCACCCTCTCCGCCTCCGCCAACCCCCATAACTACGACTTCGACCTCTTCACCATTGGCGCCGGAAGCGGCGGCGTCCGCGCCTCCCGCTTCGCTGCCAATTACGGCGCCTCCGTCGCCATCTGCGAGCTCCCCTTCTCCACCATCTCCTCCGACGTCACCGGTGGCGTCGGCGGAAC ATGTGTGTTGAGGGGATGCGTGCCGAAGAAACTGCTTGTGTACTCTTCAAAGTACTCTCACGAGTTTGAGGAAAGTAATGGCTTTGGATGGAAGTATGAGAGTGAGCCCAAGCATGATTGGAGTACTCTGATAGCTAATAAGAATGCTGAGTTGCAGCGACTCACTGGCATCTACAAGAACATTCTGAAAAATTCCAATGTCCAATTGATTGAAGGCCGTGGAAAG ATTGTGGATCCTCATACAGTTGATGTTGATGGGAAGCTATATACGGCCAGACACATTCTAGTTTCGGTAGGGGGACGCCCATTTATTCCTGATATCCCTGGAAGTGAACACGCCATAGATTCTGATGCTGCTCTTGActtgccttctaaacctgaGAAAATAGCTATTGTTGGTGGTGGTTACATTGCATTGGAGTTTGCTGGCATATTCAATGGTTTGAAGAGTGACGTTCACGTCTTTATTCGACAAAAGAAAGTTTTGCGGGGATTTGATGAAGAG ATTAGAGATTTTGTTGGGGAACAGATGGCTTTAAGAGGTATCGAGTTCCATACCGAGGAGTCGCCCCAAGCTATTGTGAAGTCAGCCGATGGTTCATTGTCTTTGAAGACCAACAAGGGTACTGTGGAAGGTTTCTCACACATTATGTTTGCAACTGGTCGCAAACCTAATACTAAG AATATAGGACTGGAGTCTGTTGGTgtgaaaatagataaaaagGGTGCAATAGAG GTTAATGAATATTCTCAATCATCAGTTCCTTCAATATGGGCAGTTGGCGATGTTACAGATAGGATAAATCTGACTCCAGTTGCTTTGATGGAGGGAGTGGCATTAGCAAAAACGCTGTTTCTGAATGAGCCAACAAAACCTGATTATAG tTATGTTCCTTCTGCTGTGTTTTCCCAACCACCAATTGGACAAGTTGGTCTTACTGAGGAACAG GCTGTTGAACAATATGGTGATGTTGACATCTTCACGTCAAATTTCAGGCCACTAAAGGCTACGCTGTCTGGTCTACCAGACCGGACTTTCATGAAATTGATAGTGTGTGCAAAAACCAATAAAGTTCTGGGTTTACACATGTGTGGAGAAGATTCTCCTGAAATTACACAG GGGTTTGCAGTCGCCATTAAAGCTGGCTTGACTAAGGGAGACTTTGATGCTACTGTGGGGATTCACCCAACTGCAGCTGAAGAATTTGTTACCATGAGGACTCCTACTAGGAAGATTCGAAAGACTAATCCTTCTGAG GGAAGGAGTGAGTGTGAAGTCAAAGCTGTAGCTGGAACTTAA
- the LOC107493143 gene encoding probable galacturonosyltransferase 6 isoform X2, translated as MPPPPTMKKIRRWQRTLILALLSLSVVAPLIFVSHRLNFLTPDGRRDFLDDLSSFAYKPDPLKLNAIEQESAEELEEPKQVVYKENDFGVAISNNSERTNDSEDSLTDGSRSNLLEVNEVDHHERQVEEAQQKGLSLTDGDKRNLNETVMHNLDISTNSQSTRSENIEVGDKQSDRKATRRHQNSRSQYRKVTNHKVEEIKDQIVRARAYLSFAPPGSNSHLVKELKLRIKDMERVAGEATYDSDLPRSALQKMRHMEASLSKANRAFPDCSSMASKLRAMNHNVEEQLRSQQRQATYLVHLAARTTPKGLHCLSMRLTADYFALGPEQRKFPNENKFNDPKLYHYAVFSDNVLASAVVVNSTVSAAKEEEKIVFHVVTNSLYFPAISMWFLLNPPGSATVHIQNMDNFKWLSKYSTSKKYDSNDPRYTSELNYLRFYLPEIFPALHKIVLFDHDVVVQQDLSGLWNANMEGKVIGAVQTCEESESSFRRMNMLINFSDPFIAKRFDVNACTWAFGMNLFDLQQWRRHNLTAVYHKYLQMGSKRPLFNTGSLPLGWLTFYNKTMVLDRRWQVLGLGSDSAVDGNEIEQSAVIHYDGVRKPWLDIAMRRYKNYWTKFVNFDCPLLQRCNLQA; from the exons ATGCCACCGCCGCCGACGATGAAGAAGATTCGCCGGTGGCAGAGGACTTTGATCCTCGCTCTTCTCTCCCTCTCCGTTGTCGCTCCTCTAATCTTTGTCTCGCACAGGCTCAATTTTCTTACACCCGATG GAAGAAGAGATTTTCTCGATGATTTGTCAAGCTTC GCATACAAGCCAGATCCTTTGAAGTTGAATGCTATAGAACAG GAAAGTGCTGAAGAGTTAGAAGAACCGAAGCAAGTTGTTTATAAAGAAAATGACTTTGGCGTAGCAATCAGTAACAATTCAGAAAGAACCAATGATTCTGAGGATTCTTTAACTGATGGGAGCAGAAGTAACCTTTTGGAAGTTAATG AAGTAGATCACCATGAAAGACAAGTAGAGGAAGCTCAGCAGAAAGGATTATCCCTCACTGATGGAGATAAG aGGAATTTAAACGAGACAGTTATGCACAATCTGGATATATCCACCAACTCCCAAAGTACAAGAAGTGAGAATATTGAAGTGGGAGATAAGCAATCTGATCGTAAAGCAACTCGCCGCCATCAGAATTCGCGATCTCAATACCGTAAAGTGACAAATCACAAGGTTGAGGAAATAAAGGATCAAATAGTTAGAGCTCGAGCATACTTGAGCTTTGCTCCCCCAGGCAGCAACTCTCACTTGGTCAAGGAGTTGAAACTGCGAATTAAAGATATGGAACGCGTAGCTGGAGAAGCTACCTATGATTCAGATCTGCCAAGGAG TGCTTTGCAGAAAATGAGGCACATGGAGGCTTCACTATCTAAAGCCAACCGAGCTTTCCCAGATTGCTCTTCTATGGCTTCTAAGCTCCGTGCGATGAATCATAATGTTGAAGAGCAACTTCGTTCTCAGCAACGTCAAGCAACATATCTTGTTCATCTTGCTGCAAGGACCACCCCAAAAGGTCTTCACTGTCTTTCTATGCGGCTAACTGCCGACTACTTTGCACTCGGACCCGAGCAGAGGAAGTTCCCAAATGAAAACAAGTTTAATGATCCAAAACTTTATCACTATGCTGTGTTCTCTGACAATGTTTTGGCATCTGCAGTGGTTGTTAACTCTACTGTCTCTGCTGCTAAG GAGGAGGAGAAAATTGTTTTCCATGTAGTGACCAATTCACTCTACTTTCCTGCAATCTCAATGTGGTTCTTGTTAAACCCTCCTGGCAGTGCCACAGTCCACATACAGAACATGGACAACTTTAAATGGTTATCAAAGTACAGCACCTCCAAGAAATATGATTCTAATGATCCAAGATATACTTCTGAATTGAACTACCTACGTTTCTATCTGCCAGAAATTTTCCCTGCTCTACATAAGATTGTGCTTTTTGATCATGATGTGGTGGTGCAACAAGATCTGAGTGGATTATGGAATGCCAATATGGAAGGAAAAGTAATTGGAGCAGTTCAGACTTGTGAGGAAAGCGAATCTTCATTTCGTAGAATGAATATGCTCATAAACTTTTCAGATCCATTCATTGCAAAGAGGTTTGATGTCAATGCTTGCACATGGGCATTTGGGATGAATTTGTTTGATTTACAGCAGTGGAGGAGACATAATTTAACTGCTGTCTATCACAAATATCTGCAAATG GGTTCTAAGAGGCCATTGTTTAACACTGGAAGTCTGCCTTTAGGCTGGCTCACCTTCTATAACAAGACAATGGTTTTGGACAGACGGTGGCAAGTTCTTGGCCTtggttctgattctgctgttgaCGGAAATGAGATTGAGCAGTCTGCTGTTATACATTATGATGGAGTTAGAAAGCCATGGCTGGATATTGCGATGAGAAGATACAAGAACTATTGGACCAAATTTGTGAATTTTGACTGCCCTCTTCTGCAAAGATGCAATCTCCAGGCGTAA